The Psychrobacillus sp. FSL K6-2836 nucleotide sequence TTCTTTTCAATTTCCATGGTTTTTTCATTTCCATATTCTATCGTTCTTTCTAGTTGTCTTCTTCCAGTGCGATCCATATCAAATAGCAGAACCATTTCTTTAATTTCATCCAGTTGAAAGCCATATTGCTTTCCTCTTTGTATGAGCTTTAGTTTGGCGCAGTCGGCAGGTCTGTAATATCTTCTGTTGCTGTCGCTGCGAATGGGCATTAATAATCCCAGCTCCTCATAGTAGCGTATAGTTCTCGTCGTAATATTGAATTCTTTTGCAACATCCGAAATACTTTTCATCCAGCCCTCACTCCCCTGAGTCTTGTTTTGAGCATATCATTTACGTTAACGTAAACTTCAAGTGTAATTTAAAAATAAGACACTAAACAAACTTGTCTAGTGTCTTAGAAATTATTATTTGTTTAATGTAAGGAGGAATTCCTCTAGTCTATTTAATCCTTTTTCTAGTACAGACATGCTATAAGCATAGGAAATGCGTATGAAACCTTCCCCATACTCCGTAAACGCACTTCCAGGAACGACAGCCACTCCACCCTCCTGTAATAGCTTCGTAGCAAAATCAAAAGAATTCAATCCGTATTTTCTTATGTCAGGGAAAATATAAAAAGCTCCATTTGGCTTTTCTACTATCATCCCCATCTCTATTAAACGACTATATACAAAGTCACGTCTTTTCACATATTCTAAGTTCATTTCACTTGGCGTATCTTTTGCATTTGTTAATGCCTCAATTGCTGCATATTGAGCTGGTAGTGATGCACAAATTGTGTTAAAGGCATGCACCTTAACTACATGCTCCATTACATTCGCCGGTCCCATCAAGAAGCCAATCCGCCATCCGGTCATTGAATGCGACTTGGATACACCGTGGATATAAAATAATTTATCGCGAATTTCCTTGTAGCTAGCAAAGGAATGGTGCTTGCCAGAGAATGTATTCTCGCTATATATTTCATCTGTTAGGACGAATAAATTCTTTTCTTTTATAACATCTACTAATCCATCCATCGTCTCTTTTGTTAGGACAACGCCAGTTGGATTAGAAGGATTATTGAAAAACATCGCCTTTGTTTTATCCGTAATCAAGCTCGCAAGTCTTTCTGCAGAAGGCTGAAAATTAGTGTCAGTCGTATCTAAATACACCACTTTGGCTCCGCAAAGTTCAATTACTGGCACATAACCTGAATAAGTTGGAGCCGGCAAGATAACCTCGTCTCCTTCTTCTAAAATTGTTCGAAATACTGCATCTATCGCTTCGCTAGCACCATTAGTTATGATTATTTCATTTTGGATATCATATGAAAAACCATATTTATCGGAGAAAAAAGAGTTCACAGCATTTCTTAACTCTAGAAGCCCCGCATTATGCGAATACCCTGTTAAATTTTGTTCGATTGCTCGAATACCTGCTTCTTTTACTGAAGTAGGTGTTGGAAAATCTGGTTGACCAATCGTCAAATTAATGGCATCTGGGTAATGAACTAATTGATTGGAAAATTGTCGAGTTCCAGGAATTTTCAAGGATTCCGCTCGAGGATTTATTCGTATATTCATCGTTTAATCTCTTCCTTCTATTAATTTTCTAGAATGTTTATATGTAAGTATACTTTAAAGAGGCTAGGTTTATCATTACTTTTTGGATTATTTAGAAACCAGAAAATAAGACAATAAGAAAAACACAACCCTTAAAGGGTCAAACTGGTTTCATCTTTGTCGGTTGCTCTGGACAGACTTGCTGCTATATCATTACTGTGTGATTTTTAAAGAGGATAATCATGACTGTCGTCACAATCATCCTCTCTTTTATCGGTAATTTTATAGCGATAACCTGTCCAGTCAAAGCAATCAGGTACTTCTTGCTCATGAAGTACCCTATCTTTTCTGAAAAGGAATTACTATTTTTAAAAACATTTTTCAGTGCTATTGATACAATTTCGGAAACTCTTTCTCGTTTTCTAACAATTTAAAAGTGAGTTTTCCACCAACTCTTAATTGAGCTATTTTCCACAAATCCGAATCCGCTACTTTGCCAATCGTTGCATAGCCGCCGACTGTTTGGGCATCAGCCATTAATATTACAGGTTGTCCGTTTGATGGTACTTGAATTGTTCCAAATTGAGTTGCTTCAGATAAAATATCACTCTTGCCTATAAAGTGGAGTTCTGGGCCATTGAAATAGTATCCCATTCGATCTCCCCCTCTATATGTATATTCTGAGTGAAAAAACGTATGGATGCTGTCTTCTTTAAACAATGAAAGATGTGGACTTCTCCAAACAGCAACTTCCACTTCCTGATTATATGTAGGTACTTCTAAAGCGATCAATCCACGCTTTAGCTTCATTTGCGGTAGATTAGGAACCGATAAAACAGTTTCTTTTTTTAAAATATTCCCTATACCTGCCCTTAAGTAGGCAGAATTACTTCCCATAATTGTTTCTGAATCGAATCCACCTAACGCAAAAATATATGCAATGCTCCCTTGCACTGGTTTAACAAAAGATAATGTTTGACCTTTACTAACGGTTATAGATTTCCATAAGGGTACTTGCCTACCATCTATTTCTGCATGAAGATCCGCTCCACTAATCACTATTGTATGTGTCGCTAAAACCTCTAGGGAAAGTCCCCCTAAAAATAATTCTATTGCTGCAGCATTAGGAGGATTTCCAATAATTTCATTTCCTAATCTAAAAGCATAGGTATCCATTGGACCCGCAACTGGCATTCCAAATGCACGATATCCTATTCTTCCTTTGTCTTGCAAAGACGCATATACACCTTCTTTATGTACACGAAATAATTGTTTCATTAGAACATCTCCAGAGGAGCAACCTTTACATTTTTTGCTTCCAGTTTTTTTCTGATTTTCTGTACAATTTCTACAACATTATTTCCATCACCATGAAAACAAAGTGTGTCTGCGCTTATTTTGATTATTTCTCCAGTAATTGTTGCTACTTGTTTTCTTATTACGATATTTTCTACTTGCTTCATGATATCTTCGAATTCAGTAAGTAAAGCATCTGATTGACTCCGATGAACAAGTCGACCTTTAGCATCATATTTTCGATCTGCAAAAGCTTCTCCAGCAGTTTTCAGCCCTATATTAGTTCCAGCCTTTAGTAATTCGCTATTGCAAATTCCAAAAAGTACAGCGTTCGGGACCGTATCAAAAACAGCCTTCGCTATTGCATTTGCTATCTTTACATCATCTGCTGATGCGTTGTATAAAGCTCCATGTGGCTTCACATGGGAGAGTTCTACATGATTAATATGACAAAATGCTTGTAAAGCACCTATTTGATAAACAATCATTTCGTAAATTTCCGATGGGCTCATACTAATATTTCTTCTACCAAATCCTTGTATATCGGGAAAACCAGGATGCGCTCCTATAGAAAGATGATTTTCTTTTGCAGTTTGAATTGTCTTGTTCATCACGGAGAAATCCCCTGCATGAAACCCACATGCAATATTTGCCGAAGTAATTACTTTAAAAAGTGCAACATCATCCCCAATATTATAGTTACCAAAACTTTCCCCTACATCCGCATTCAAATCAATTCTCATATATCCACCTCTTCTATGAAACCGTCAATTGTATGCCAGTCATTTTTCATTTCCCTCTCTATTTCTTCATATTCCGCATTAGTCACAGGAGTAAACTTTAAACGGTCTCCCGCTTTTAGGGAGAAGGGATTACTCCGCTTTATCGAAAAAATTTCTAAAGGGGTTCTGCCGATAATATTCCAACCACCCGGTGATTCAATTGGATAAATACCCGTTTGGTTTCCTCCAATGCCAATAGTACCTTTTGGTACTTTTAGCCTTGGCTTATCAAGTCGAGGCACAAATAATTTAGGATCCAAATCACCTAAGTATGGAAATCCTGGTAGAAAACCAATCATATACACCGTGTATATTTTTTGTGAGTGTAAATGGATTATTTCATCCTTCGCTCTTCCTATTAATCTCTGCATCCTCGTTAAATCTTCGCAATATGGCTCTTCATAACAGACTGGAATAGTAACTTGTCTTGCAGAAGAAATAATGCAATCTATTTTATAGCTTCTCCATTTTGCAAGAAGTTTTTCCATATTTAACTTATCTAGAATAGATGACTTATAAAAAAATACGGTAACCGTATGATAGCTAGGAACTATTTCCTCTATAAAATGCTTCCAATTAGCATTCAAAAATTCAGTGAATGTATGAACAGATTTATAAATTTCAGCGCTAATTACTTCGCCAAAACTAAATCGAAGTGTTCGCTCTCCCGTTCTCCAAACTTCAGGCAAATTATTTTCCATACTCTTCTAACACTTCGATACATATTACAATACTTTGCTTCAAGTCAGCATGAGACCAACTCGGAATTTTCCCGTGCTGAATAGCGAGTTCATGTGAGGCCGGAATATGAATAAATCCCGAAAGCATCTCACTATTCGTTGTTTTAACATAATGCAAACCTTCATACATGACATTATTACATATATAAGTACCAGCACTATTTGATATTTCAGCAGGCAAACCATTTTCAATAAGTTTGTTCACTATTTTACGAATTGGCAGCGTTGATAAATATCCTGCTTCCCCAGTTTCTTGTATCGATTCATCCACTGGTTTATTTCCTTCGTTATCAGCATCGCCATCTTTTATGTTAATCGCAATTCGTTCTGGTGTTATTTTATATCGACCTGCAGCTAGCCCAAGTGAAATATGTACATCTGGTTGGATTTCTGTTAGTAACTTTACTAATTGTTGTCCAGATGTTTTAAAATCTACCGTCATTATTTTTCCGATAAGTTCATATTCCCCTATGGCTGATCCATCTAATTCCTCCACTATTTTCATCGTAGGATTGACTGTATAGTTTAAAAATGGTTCAAATCCAGTTAACAGTAGCTTTTTCATAATTTCTCCTCCATTTGTAAGATTAGTGGGCGTATTCGATATTTTCGTAATGATTCTTGAAACGTTTCTGTCCTACTATTTTTTAGTGCATCTATTATTCCACTATTAAAAAGATATTGGGATTCCATACAGCTTTCTAACTCTGTTCCATACACAACCTCGTCTGCCGCCTCTGATATAATGTCCGCAGCCACCCATTCTGGATAGCGAAGAATACTAACAGTTGGATAGGTTGGTGTGACACTTTGCTGACGGTAAAAGTTTATAGATGATGCTTCTTCAATCGGAAATATATCGGGTAACCATGCATGCCCATATTTAATAAAACGTGATTTCCAATAAGCATTTTCTGCTGCAATAGATGTAGCTTCAAATTTTTTATTAATCGATTGTACAATTGTTTCAAGATTTTCTGCTAGTCGTTTTTCATTCACTTCTTGTGAAATCCGGCCAATCCCGTAAATTTTCGCACTCGGTAAAAAATAAGAAACAGGAAATCTTGGTGGACTATTATATCCTGCAAAAGGTTGAACCCACTCATGTGAGGGAATTCCATGATTGTCTACAACGATATCAGGAGCCCATTTCCTCATGACTTGCGGTAAAATATTCGCTTCTCCAAAAATAGTTTGTTGATACTTAACATATGCAAACTCCAAACCAACAGCATTATAACGGGCCGCATGATGCTTCCATTCCGGATGCTCGATAATCATTTTAGAAAGTAAATAGTTTCCGTCAACATTTGCTAAAGGAATAACAATGATATTCATTTCTTTTAAGTAGTCGGTATTACTGGACAAATCTTTCACTAGGCGTAAAACTGCCGGTGTGCTTGATACTTCATTTGCATGATGACCAGCTTCAATTACGATTGTCTTTTTGAATAGTGTAAGTTTCAAAGCCGCATCAAACGTTTCCCATGATGGCATGAAACACTCGATGATAGGAATATTGTCACCATAATAAGAATGATCCGGGTATGCAATACGTAGTTCTTTATTTTCTTTAATAAAATTACTTAGTTCACATGATGCCCAATTTATATTTGCTTTAAATGTTTCTACATTACAAGAAACAAGTGCTTCGTTTGATTCAACAATCGCCGTTATTTCATCGCATGCATGATTAAAATGAAGTTCAGTAGTTTTTTTAATCGAAGGAATATAATCAACCCATTCAAATACTTGGATTCTCGATCTCGGCTTTCTGCCCTCGCTAACATGCATAAACGGATAAATTCCACCTGGTGCATCCAATGAAATACCTTGTTTTCTTTTTCCCCATTCTGAAAAATAGTCTAGTGTATTAAAGTATAAATCCTCATAAAGTGCTTCCATTGAAGAGATACGTTCTTCATCTATAAACAATTTCTCTTCTTGTTCACTCATCCACACGTCTAACACAATACGATCGAACAATGGTCTATTCACACCTTGTCCATCGTTTATGTATTTTAGTTGATTTGTCATTCTAGGGAGAAACTCATTAATATAATACAAATAAAAGCGTTCTCGATCAGTCGGGATTAAGTGAGTTTCAACCTTACTATCTGTTCTATTAATACGAACAGCTCCTGTATTCGGATACGCAAATTTCCCTTCTTCTACATAAGGAATTTGTACGACTGGAATATTTAAACTTCCCAGTTGAATGATCGTTCCATCCTCTTTTATCCCGAAAACATTAAATGTATGTTCTAAATTATCTTCTATATAAAAAGTTATATCATCTGCCTGTAAATGTGTATGTTTTTCAAGATATACGTCAATAGGATACATTTCTTGTATCCATCTTATCGGCAACTCTAATCCACCATGATTATCCTCTTTTTTTGCATAAATTTTTACTTCAATCACGTCTTTTGTAATGTCTGGTAGTATTTCTTCACGAACCCATTGAAATCCTGTTTTAAAAGCAGAATAGACTTTTACCTTATTCAATTGCGGATAAGACACCTGTATATCTCGCTTCAGTTGATCTCGGATATATATCGGTTCAGATATAAAGACTTCGATTTCATCACCATCCAATAAGGTAGAATCTCTTAATACTTTATGGACCAATTCTATTTCTGATACATCTTCCCATTCCTCTTCCAAAAGTAGCTTAGAGGGCTTCTTTTCATCGAATTGAATTTGCTGTTCCCAGTAACCAAAAGTTCCTTCTTCACTCCAGTTTTTTTGATAGTTCAACCATTTTAGTGCTGATGCTACTTCATTTATAGTTCCCTCTAGTTTTAGCTTATTTGCTTTTATAAGCTTTAATTTTGTTTCATCACCTGCTTGTACCGTTATTCCAATACTTGCGGTAAGATTATTCGTAACAGGAAGTTTGATTTCTGTACAATACAAAGCTGTTCTCGCAACAAAATGACAAAATTCTATGAAAATTTCTCTCTTTTTCATACTAGGGTGTATATCTATATTTAAACTAAGTGTTTGATTAGGCGATGCTTCGTTATCAGCTCCAAATCCCGAAAAGCTCCAAATTTCCGCTAAACTATGAATAGATTTAATGACAGAATGCTGTGCATCTACATGAAAATCATTATTTACGCCAACAGTTGAAAGCTTTGATAATAATTTTGAACATTCCATTTCATTCTCATAATGGACAGTTATTATTCGTTTGTCATAAGCAATATAACTAGATTCCAGATTTTCTTTAAATATCATCTTTACTTTTTGATCATTGTATTCAAAGAAGTTATACGATAATGCAGTAGTTTCAAAGCCTACTCTTGCAAAGAAGTCTAATAATCCGTCAGGCATTAACCCTAATGGCAAATCTACAAATAGAGAAATGCCATCTATTACATTATCGTTATTTTTGTCTATAAATATCCCATCTAGAGTCCAGATTTTTTGTAGACTTTCCAGATTCAGCACCACCTACATTTTCATATTTGGATCAAACCGATCACGCAACCAATCACCTAACAGATTGAATCCTAAAACCGTTAACATAACAGCAACCCCTGGGAATACGGATGTCCACCAGGCTGTAGTTATATAATTACGGCTATCTGCAAGCATTCCTCCCCATGAAGGAATCGTAGGGTCAACACCTAGCCCTAGAAATGTCAAGGAAGCTTCTAGTAATATAAACTCGGCAATATACATCGTACCTAAAACAAAGATTGAAGAAAGAACATTTGGTAAAATATGTTTCCTAATAATTGTGAAATTCGTCCCACCAATTGCTCTAGCGGCATGAACAAATTCTTGCTCCTTTAGCGCAATTACTTGCCCCCGAATAAGTCTCGCAAAACCTACCCAATAGGTTAAACCTAAAATAATAATTATTTTCCAAATACCCGTACCTAATATACTCATTACAACAATAGCAAACAAAATAAATGGGAATGCTAGCTGAATATCTGCAACACGCATTATAAAATCATCTAACCATTTGCCGAAATATCCTGAAACCAACCCTAGAATAGTTCCAATAACAAGCGAAATTAGTACTCCAAAAAAACCTACCATTAAAGAGATTCTCGCTCCGTATAAAATTCTAGTAAATAAATCTCTTCCTAATTGATCTGCACCTAAAAAATAGATAGATTCGCCAGTTGGATCCGCCCAAGATGGTGGATCTAATCTAGATCCTAAACTGGCTTTTCCTGGGTCAAAAGCCGTTAGCCAAGGTGCAAAAATAGCACATCCAACACTAATCGCAACTAGTATAATTCCGATAAAGCCTGCTGGATTTTTTTTGATAAATTTCAAGAAACTCTTCCAAACAGATTTTTTAGGTAGGGCTAATGAATCTTCTTTTGATACTAATGCCATTAATGACTCCCCTTTCCCGTTTTAATACGTGGGTCAATTATGGAATAACTTAAATCTACGAGTAAATTAACAACAACCATAATGATTGCTAAAAATATTACGCCCCCCTGAATGACTGGGTAATCCCGTTGATTGATTGCATCTATTATCAATCTACCAACTCCCGGCCACGAAAAAACTTGCTCTACTATAACGGTTCCACCTAGTAGTGAACCAAATTGTAACCCTAAAAAAGTAATCGTCGGTAATAATGCATTTCTAAATGCATGCTGTATAATAACAGACCATGTACTTATCCCTTTTGACTTTGCGGTTGATATATATTGTTGATTCAACACTTCAAGCATAGATGATCGAACCAATCTGGCTAAAATTCCCGACAAAATCATTCCTAATGTAATAGATGGGAGGATTAAAGATGAAAAACCATCAAAACCTGAAGACGGCAGCCACTGCAAGGTAACTGCAAATACTAGAATCAACATAATCCCCAACCAAAAGTTTGGAAAGGAGATGCCAATTAAGGAGAAAATCCTTCCAAAAAAATCTACAGATGTTCCTCTTTTTACTGCCGATAGTATCCCTACAGGAAATGCTATAAGAATTGCTACTACAATTCCACCTAGTGCAAGTGCTAATGTTGCACCAATTTTTTCTACTATTAAATCAGTAACGGGCATTCCGCTTCTAAAGGATTCTCCAAAATCCAGCGTCAACAGCCCCTTCAAAAATAATCCATACTGTATGTACAACGGCTTATCCAAGCCTAAGTTTTTTGTTACCTCTTCAATAGCCTCTTTTGATGGTTCCCCTGCACTAAACATAACGGACACAGGATCACCTGTTAAACGGATGGAAAAGAAAACAATGAGTGAGATTACAAATATAACCATTATAGTATGGAATAATCTTCGAATAACATAAGTTAACATATTTATTCCTCCGTATCTTTTAAAAGAAAGGGATAGTATGAGATGTTCATACTATCCTCTTTAACATTACTTTTATTCAACCGTTACCTCTTCAAAGCGCATGCGGTCTTCATTAGGTGGTTGGAAATTTTTAAGACGTTTATTCACTGCATATAAATCTACTGCTTGATAAAGATTTACTTCGGGTGCTAGTTCATATAACACTTCTGTTAATTCAAGGAAAATTGCTTCACGCTTTTCTTGATCAACCGTTGCACGCTCAGCTGCTAATAATTCTTCTACTTTTTCATCTTTAAAGGATGGGTTCCATTGCTCCCCTTCGTGATACATCAAGTATGCAGTATTATCAAAGTCTAACGTCCAGCCACCCCATCCTTGGCGATACATATGACCTGCATCTCCTTTTGGAATAAGATCAGATGTTAAAGTTGTACTATCAACACTATTAATATTAAGTTTCAACCCAACTTCTTCTAAATAGAACGAAACTGCTTGGGCAATTTCTTTAAAGTTCCCATCTGTACCAGGGATGAATAAGTCTAGTGATGTTCCTTCTGCGACTCCTGCTTCTTTTAATAATTCTTTTGCTTTTTCAGGATCATATGGATAAGGTTTTAAATCTGGATTATTACCAAATGACAACTCACTTTGGTATGTACTAATCGGTTTTCCATATCCACCCAGTATTTCACTAATAATTTCTTCTTTATTAATAGCATAATTAAGTGCTTGACGTACTCTTACGTCCCCAAGAGGTTCTTTTGCTGTATCAAATCTTAAAGAGTATACAGTTGGTGTTCCTACTTCTTTAAGCTCTAAGAAATCCGTGCTTTTTACTGTTTCTGCTTGAGCTACTTCAACACGTTTCATTACATCGATTTTTCCAGTTTGCAATTCTGCCAAACGAGTAGAAGCTTCAGGGATTACTTTAAAAGTTATCCCATCTAATTTTGGAAGTCCTTCTTTCCAATAGTTTTCACTCTTTTCTAGGACAACCTCTTGATCTCGTTTATAGCCAGTCATTTTAAATGGACCTGTTCCTACTGGGTTATTATTAAAATGTTCGTCCCCGTTTTCTTCAATATATTTCGGTGGAACAATCACTGCACCGTAGCCAGAAAGTTTCGTTAATAACACTGGGTCTGCAGTACTCATATGCATTGTTATTGTGTATTCATCGTTTACTTCCACAGATTCTATTGAACTATAGTTAGAATATTGAGGACCTTTTTTTCCTTCATCACCTAATAGTCGATCGAAAGTATATTTAACCGCATCTGCATTAAATGGTTCACCATTGTGAAACTGAACTCCTTGACGAAGTGTGAAGACAATCGTTTTATCATCCTTGTATTCCCATTTTTCCGCTAATCCTGGGACTAGTTCTAGATCAAGTGTACGATCTACAAGCCCTTCAAATACTGAGCTTGCTACTGAACTCCAGTCTAATAAAAATGTATCAATTGGATCCCAACTTTGTGGATCACCAGATATTCCTACAACTATTTCATTTCCGCGACTTGCAGCTGGATTTTCCCCAGAAGAAGATTTTGTATCCCCCTCGGTAGATTTACTCCCACCATTTGAACATGCCGCTAAAATTAACATTAATACTGCCATTACAGCAATTAGCCTAGGTTGTAATGTTTTCTTCATTTCTTCATCCCCTTAATGTTTTTCAATATTTGAAAATCCATATGGATATGGATTCGTGTAACCTATTTTTTTGGAAATGGTTTCTGCCGTTTCCCAAAGAGGAACTAGGAAATCTTTCACCTTTTCTCTCGGTAAGGAAGTAGAAAACCCTGCGATACTTATAGAAAACTCAACTTCCTTTAATCGATTAAAAATTGGAGCAGCAATAGACACCGTTCCTTCTTCTAGTTCTGAATCACTGTAAGCGTAGCCAGTTTTTCTGGTTTCATGAATAAAAGACCACACGTCCTCTACTTTTTGTGGAGTTTGACTTGCATAAAAAGTCATTGGTCGCTTTAAAATATCGGCAATTTCTTCATCTGGCAAAAAAGATAATAAGATTCGTGTGCAAGCCCCTGCATATAGTGGAGCTCTTCTACCCGTTTTCGTATATAAACGGACAGGTCTTGTACTCTCCACTTTTTCAATATAAACACCTTCGTCCTTATCTCTTGAAACTAATTGGACTGCCTCATTAAATTTTGATTGCAATATTTTCATATAAGGTAGTGATATATTACGAATTTCCAAGTTACTCGAAACGATACTTCCCAAATACATAAGTTTAAGTCCTAAAGAGTAAGTATCCCCTTCTACTAATACCCCGTTTTTCTCTATTTCTGATCGTTGTAAAAGGCCATAGTCGACAAAAGTCTTCAGTAATCGATGGACGGTTGGTTTAGGTATTTGAGTGTACGCAGATATTTCATCTAAGCGCCAAAAAGGTTTTTCTTCTGTAAACAGGTCTAGTAATTGAAAACCTTTTTCTATTGTTTTACTCATAGATTCACCACATCTTTCGGTTGGTGTAAATGGCAGGATACAAAATGGTTATTTTCCGACTCTGATAGAACTGGCTTTACTGTTTTACAAACATCCATACAAGCAAAACATCTAGGATGAAAAGTACAACCCGACGGCGGATTGGCAGGACTAGGAACATCTCCCTTTAGAATAATCCTTTCCTTTTTTTGCAATGGATGCGAACTTGGAAGTGCTGATAGTAATGCAGTAGAGTATGGGTGGTTTGGATTATCATATAAATCATCTCTATCTGCAATTTCAACCATTTTCCCTAAATACATAACTCCTATTCTGTCACAGAAATGTTTGACAACACTTAAATCATGGGAGATGAAAATGTAAGTTAAACCAAATTCTTTTTGTAAATCCCTCATTAAATTTAATACTTGAGATTGAATGGATACATCTAATGCTGAGACAGGTTCATCTGCGATAATAAGCTTAGGCTTAGATACCAATGCTCTAGCAATGCCAATCCTTTGTCTTTGTCCACCCGAAAATTCATGAGGAAGACGTTTCAGTTGCCTAATCGTTAGCCCCACTTGATCGGCTACCTCTAATACTCTTCTTTCTCTTTCTTCCTTATTAGTAATTCCAAAGTTAATAAGTGGTTCCTCAATTATGTCAAAAACTCTCATTCGAGGGTTCAAAGAAGCGAATGGGTCTTGAAAAACAATCTGTATATCTTTTCTCATTAACCTCATTTTGTTTTGATCAAGTGAAGCAAGGTCTGTCCCTTCAAAAAAGACAGATCCCCCAGTCGGCTCTAACAATCTTAAAATCGTTCGACCGACTGTACTTTTTCCACATCCTGATTCTCCAACGATTCCAAAAGTTTCTCCGCGTCTTACTACAAATGAAATATCATCAACGGCTTTTACTTGCTGAAGTGTTTTTTTACCAAATACCCCACCTTTAATGGGAAAATACTTCTTTAAATTCTCCACTTTTAATATTGCATCTTCAATGTTCATTATTAATCACCTCAGCTGTCGTTTCCGAATCATACAACCAACATTGAACACGGGTATTATCTACCGTTGTAAAAAGTGGTGGCTGCGTTGAACATCTGTCATGTGCTTTACTACATCTTGGTGCAAAGCGACATCCTGATGGCATACTTCCTGGAGCCGGTACAACTCCTGGTATAGAAGATAAATATTCCTTTTGTACTGCAACATCTGGTAGCGATTCCATTAGTCCTTTTGTATAAGGATGTTTAGGTGAATCAAATAAGTTCACAACATCTGCTTCTTCAACTATTTCACCGGCATACATCACTATTACTCGGTCACACATTTCGGAAACTACCCCCAAATCATGTGTGATCAATACAATAGACATATGTAATTTATCTTGTAAGCCTTTCATTAATTCTAAAATTTGCGCTTGAA carries:
- a CDS encoding IclR family transcriptional regulator is translated as MSKTIEKGFQLLDLFTEEKPFWRLDEISAYTQIPKPTVHRLLKTFVDYGLLQRSEIEKNGVLVEGDTYSLGLKLMYLGSIVSSNLEIRNISLPYMKILQSKFNEAVQLVSRDKDEGVYIEKVESTRPVRLYTKTGRRAPLYAGACTRILLSFLPDEEIADILKRPMTFYASQTPQKVEDVWSFIHETRKTGYAYSDSELEEGTVSIAAPIFNRLKEVEFSISIAGFSTSLPREKVKDFLVPLWETAETISKKIGYTNPYPYGFSNIEKH
- a CDS encoding ABC transporter ATP-binding protein, giving the protein MNIEDAILKVENLKKYFPIKGGVFGKKTLQQVKAVDDISFVVRRGETFGIVGESGCGKSTVGRTILRLLEPTGGSVFFEGTDLASLDQNKMRLMRKDIQIVFQDPFASLNPRMRVFDIIEEPLINFGITNKEERERRVLEVADQVGLTIRQLKRLPHEFSGGQRQRIGIARALVSKPKLIIADEPVSALDVSIQSQVLNLMRDLQKEFGLTYIFISHDLSVVKHFCDRIGVMYLGKMVEIADRDDLYDNPNHPYSTALLSALPSSHPLQKKERIILKGDVPSPANPPSGCTFHPRCFACMDVCKTVKPVLSESENNHFVSCHLHQPKDVVNL